The DNA segment GCCTTCGCGGCACCCGTGGTGGACGGGATGATGTTGATCGCAGCGCTGCGGCCACCCTTCCAGTCCTTCTTGGAAGGACCGTCAACCGTCTTCTGGGTCGCGGTGTAGGAGTGGACGGTGGTCATCAGACCTTCCTTGATGCCGAAACCTTCCTTGAGGAGGACGTGCACGAGGGGGGCAAGGCAGTTGGTGGTGCAGCTCGCGTTGGAGATGATGTGGTGCTTCGACGGATCGTATTGGTCGTCGTTGACGCCGACGACGAAGGTGCCGTCCTCGCCCTTCGCAGGAGCGGAGATGATGACCTTCTTCGCACCAGCGGTGATGTGGCCCTTGGCCTTGTCAGCTTCGGTGAAGAGGCCGGTGGACTCGATGACGACTTCGACGCCGAGCTCTTTCCAAGGAAGACCATCCGGGGTGCGGGCGCTCACGACCTTGATCTCATGGCCGTCCACGACGAGGACGTCGTCCTCTTCCAGCTCAGGCTTGGACTTCTTCGAGGAAACGGTACCTGCGAACTTGCCCTGCGTGGAGTCGTACTTGAGCAGGTAAGCGAGGTTGTCGGCCGGAACGATGTCACCGACGGCGACGACGTTGAAGGTGGTTCCGAGGTGACCTTGTTCGACGAGGGCACGGAAGACGAGGCGTCCGATGCGGCCGAATCCGTTGATGGCAATGGTAGTTGGCATGACTGTTAGGGAGGCGGTGGAAGTGCCGGATACGAGTGGATACTTCCGCCCGGCGGCGGAATTTTGCACTTGGACCACGGGCCGTCAATGCTGTGGACAGGTAAATCCGCCGCCCGAACCAAACCAAAAACAAACCCACGGAAACCCACATAAACGGAAGCAATCGGGGAGATATGGCTCACGCCAAGTCTCAGAAATGGTGTGACTTTTCGTGATGGCAGAGGGAACAACGGATTATACGGATTTCACGGATTGAGAATGAAGCGGAGGATCCGAATCCGTGAAAGCCGTTCCAATCCTTTGTGGATCTTGCCGGTGGTGCTGATCCACCTATCCGTCAGGAGCCATCCACACCGCCGAGCCTCTCACGAGGCTCGCTACTCCTGGAATCCGCCTTCAGGGGTGGCGGAAGTCGTGAGACTTCCGGTGGAGGGGAAGTCCATGGTGGACCGCAGCCGGTTGTTCGGATGGTGCCCACCCCGCCGTGATGGCGCAGCCATCCCGCTACGAACGATCAGCCGCCGCACACCTTGCAAGGCACTCCCTCCCCCTGCTTTCCGGCCCGTCCCTTTCCCTGGCCGAAGTAGCGGCATGATGAATTGTGCCTCTTGCCGGTGGTGCTGATCCAGCGCGCGCCGTCGGGGAGGATTTTCGCGGGTGCCTCCGCAGGCTTCGCTGTCTCCGGCTCCGCCAGTTGCTTGCGGAGCAAGGCGTTCTCCGCCTGGAGCTTCCGCAGCGCGCCTTCCAACTCGGCGATCTTCGCACGCAGCGCCGCATCACCCGATCCGGAGGCCGTCTGCGCCGACAGCGGAGCGACGGCGAAGAGCGAAAGCAATGCCGCCAGCAGACATGCGGTGGATTTCAGAACGGTGGCCTGCATCTAACGGATAGAATGCCGCAGATGTGCGCCCGGAGTAAAGCCTGCAGCGGATGTCGTGAGACTTCCGGTTGGGGAAAATGAACGGAGCGCGGACTTCAGTCCGCTTGGCTTCGCAAAGACAGATTCTCCGGGGCGGACTGAAGTCCGCGCTCCATTGTTGGCCGTAACGTCTCCCCTCAGCGGACCTGCTTCTCGATCACGGCGTAGGCGCTGTGATTGTGGATCGACTCGAAGTTCTCCACCTCGATGCGGTACCAGGTGATCTCCGGGCGGGCGTTGGAAAATTTGGCGACGTTGCGCACGACATCCTCGACGAAAACGGGATTGTCATAGGCACGTTCGGTGACGGCCTTTTCGTCCGGCCTCTTCAGCATGCTGTAGAGTTCGCAGCTCGCGGATTCCTCGGCGATGCGGATGAGTTCCTCGATGGCCAGCGGCGCGGAGGACCGGACGGAATAGGTGATGGTGCCGCGCTGGTTGTGCGCGCCGCGCTCGCTGATGGCCTTCGAGCACGGGCAGAGCGTGGCGACCGGGACGATGACGGTGAGGATGAAATCGCAGCCGTTGTCCACGTCCACCCCGACGGTGAATTTCACCTCGTAGTCCACCAGGCCGGGCTTGCCGGTGACCGGGGCCGCCTTCGAGATGAAGAACGGGAACTGGAACTCGACGTGCGCTCGTTTGGCGAACAGGCGGTCCAGCAGGTTGCGCGGCAGCTTTTCCACGGTGGCGACATCCAGGATGCTGCCGTGTTCATGGAGCGCCTCGACGAAGCGGCTCATGTGGGTGCCTTTCAGATGCGCGGGCAGGTCCACGGTCAACGCGGCGGTGGCCACGGTCCGCTGGGTGCCGCCATCCTTTTCCCGGACCTCCACCGGGAAGCGCAGGCCCTTGATTCCAACACGGTCGATGGGGATCAACCGGTCATCGATTTCATTCTGGGTGTCAGTCAGTTCCGACATGGTCGCGGAAAACGGAAAGAGCCCGCCCGGTTGCTCGGACAGGCTCCTCCTTGAGATTTGGGATCTTCCGGCTTAGGGAAGAAGGTTGATCGCGCGGGACTGTTTGATCGCGCGGGTGATCTTGCGGTGAAGCTTCGCGGAAACACCGGTCACGCGGCGCGGCAGGATCTTGCCGGTTTCGGTCGTGAACTTGGTGAGGAGATCCGGATTGGTGGCAACGACTTGGGCCGCAGGGATGTCATGCCGGCGACGCGGCATCATGCGGTTCGCCTTGCGGAAATTGATACGGCGTTGGACGGTCTTAGGCTCGGACATGAGATTAGCGGAGTTCGCGGTGAAGGGTGCGGCGCTTCAGGAAGTGATTGAACTTCACTTTCTCCAGACGGCCCGGAGTGCGCAGACTCTTCTTGTTGCGCGTGGTGACGTAACGGGACGTCGGGACACCTTCCGCTTTCGCTTCGGTGCATTCAAGGATGATGATATCGCGTGGCATGGGAAAAATTCGGGGACGCGGACAATGCGTTAATCTTCGTCTTCGTCAAGGGAAATTCCATCGGAATCTTCATCATCCGAAGTATTTCCTCCGCTGAAGCCGACTTCATTGGACGGGCGGAAGCGGCGGTTGCCGTATTCTTTCTCCCACTGCGCCTGCTCCTCGACGGTGAGGCGGGCGAACGGGATGACCTCGAGGCGGGTCTGTGGGATCTTGCGGTTGGAGATCTCGCAGATGCCGTAGGTTCCGGCCTGGATG comes from the Luteolibacter sp. SL250 genome and includes:
- the gap gene encoding type I glyceraldehyde-3-phosphate dehydrogenase; protein product: MPTTIAINGFGRIGRLVFRALVEQGHLGTTFNVVAVGDIVPADNLAYLLKYDSTQGKFAGTVSSKKSKPELEEDDVLVVDGHEIKVVSARTPDGLPWKELGVEVVIESTGLFTEADKAKGHITAGAKKVIISAPAKGEDGTFVVGVNDDQYDPSKHHIISNASCTTNCLAPLVHVLLKEGFGIKEGLMTTVHSYTATQKTVDGPSKKDWKGGRSAAINIIPSTTGAAKAVALVCPEVAGKLTGMAFRVPTPTVSAVDLTVKTEKETSLAEIKAALKKASETYLKGILAYTEDEVVSTDFIHDKSSSIFDAGSSIELNSTFFKLVSWYDNEWGYSNRVIDLLTDVVKKGI
- the folE2 gene encoding GTP cyclohydrolase FolE2 yields the protein MSELTDTQNEIDDRLIPIDRVGIKGLRFPVEVREKDGGTQRTVATAALTVDLPAHLKGTHMSRFVEALHEHGSILDVATVEKLPRNLLDRLFAKRAHVEFQFPFFISKAAPVTGKPGLVDYEVKFTVGVDVDNGCDFILTVIVPVATLCPCSKAISERGAHNQRGTITYSVRSSAPLAIEELIRIAEESASCELYSMLKRPDEKAVTERAYDNPVFVEDVVRNVAKFSNARPEITWYRIEVENFESIHNHSAYAVIEKQVR
- the rpsR gene encoding 30S ribosomal protein S18; this encodes MSEPKTVQRRINFRKANRMMPRRRHDIPAAQVVATNPDLLTKFTTETGKILPRRVTGVSAKLHRKITRAIKQSRAINLLP
- the rpmG gene encoding 50S ribosomal protein L33; this encodes MPRDIIILECTEAKAEGVPTSRYVTTRNKKSLRTPGRLEKVKFNHFLKRRTLHRELR